The following are encoded together in the Rhizobium tumorigenes genome:
- the flhA gene encoding flagellar biosynthesis protein FlhA has product MALPPSLPLPKVAPNFRDVGFAVGIVSMLCILFLPIPPFLIDMGLAFSIALSVLILMVALWIQKPLEFSSFPTILLIATMTRLALNIATTRVILSHGYEGDHAAGGVIAGFANLVMAGDFVIGLIVFLILITINFIVITKGATRIAEVGARFTLDAIPGKQMAIDADLSAGLIDEREAQRRRKELEEESSFFGAMDGASKFVRGDAVAGLIITSINIFGGIIIGYFRHGMPIGQAADVFVKLSVGDGLVAQMPALIISLAAGLLVSRGGTSGSTDQAVVNQLSGYPRALGVASGMMCLLAIMPGLPFIPFITLGGIMGAGAWFIPRQAEALNKLRRDAEEQKVSQSKDLEKDSVKNVLKTSEIELALGKIVSTRLLGAHQELAFRVGKMRKKFASQYGFVVPEIKVTDDISIADKSYQIRIHGTTIASNLLRVGEVLVVTGAGRKPTVPGDDIREPAFGMPAVSVLEAFTEDLKREGFQPIDNVSVVLTHMSEVIRNNLPALLSYKDVKILIDRLDPEYKKLADEICSSHMSYSGLQAVLKLLLAERVSIRNLHLILEAVAELAPHVRKTEQIVEHVRVRMSQQLCGDLADNGVLRVLRLGSKWDLVFHQALKRDPKGEIIEFDIDPRNLEEFSEQATRVIREFMDKGLPFVLVTSPETRSYVRMIIERLFATLPVLSHVELAKGIEIKILGAIS; this is encoded by the coding sequence ATGGCGTTACCTCCTTCGCTACCCCTGCCGAAAGTCGCCCCGAATTTCCGCGACGTGGGATTTGCCGTCGGCATCGTCTCGATGCTGTGCATCCTGTTTCTGCCGATCCCGCCTTTCCTCATCGACATGGGCCTGGCTTTCTCGATCGCGCTGTCTGTTCTCATCCTGATGGTGGCGCTTTGGATCCAGAAGCCGCTCGAGTTTTCGTCTTTCCCGACCATCCTGCTGATTGCCACGATGACCCGGTTGGCGCTCAATATTGCCACGACCCGCGTGATCCTTTCCCACGGCTATGAAGGTGATCATGCCGCTGGCGGCGTCATCGCCGGTTTCGCCAATCTAGTCATGGCCGGCGATTTTGTCATCGGACTGATCGTCTTTCTCATCCTTATCACCATCAACTTCATCGTCATCACCAAGGGTGCCACGCGTATCGCCGAAGTCGGCGCCCGTTTTACCCTTGATGCCATCCCCGGCAAGCAGATGGCCATCGACGCCGACCTTTCGGCCGGCCTGATCGACGAGCGCGAAGCACAGCGCCGGCGCAAGGAGCTGGAAGAGGAGAGTTCCTTCTTCGGCGCGATGGACGGTGCGTCGAAGTTCGTGCGAGGCGATGCCGTCGCCGGACTGATCATCACCTCGATCAACATCTTCGGCGGCATCATCATCGGCTATTTCCGCCATGGCATGCCGATCGGCCAGGCGGCGGATGTGTTCGTCAAGCTTTCGGTCGGTGACGGCCTTGTGGCGCAGATGCCGGCGCTGATCATCTCGCTTGCAGCCGGCCTGCTCGTTTCGCGCGGCGGCACGTCAGGATCCACTGACCAGGCCGTCGTCAACCAGCTGAGTGGCTATCCTCGTGCCCTCGGCGTTGCCTCCGGCATGATGTGCCTGCTGGCTATCATGCCCGGACTTCCGTTTATCCCGTTCATCACGCTTGGCGGCATCATGGGTGCCGGCGCCTGGTTCATCCCGCGCCAGGCAGAGGCGCTGAACAAGCTCCGCCGCGACGCCGAAGAACAGAAAGTCAGTCAGTCCAAGGATCTCGAGAAGGATTCGGTCAAGAACGTTCTCAAGACCTCCGAAATCGAACTGGCACTCGGCAAGATCGTCTCGACACGACTGCTTGGCGCGCATCAGGAGCTGGCATTCCGCGTCGGCAAGATGCGCAAGAAGTTCGCGTCGCAATACGGTTTCGTGGTGCCGGAGATCAAGGTCACCGACGACATCTCCATTGCCGACAAATCCTACCAGATCCGAATACACGGCACGACCATCGCCTCCAACCTGCTCCGGGTCGGCGAAGTCCTGGTGGTCACCGGCGCCGGCCGCAAGCCGACCGTGCCGGGCGACGACATTCGTGAACCGGCCTTCGGCATGCCGGCCGTCTCGGTTCTCGAAGCTTTCACGGAAGATCTGAAGCGCGAAGGCTTCCAGCCGATCGACAACGTCTCGGTGGTGCTGACCCATATGAGCGAAGTCATCCGCAACAACCTGCCGGCGCTGCTGTCCTACAAGGACGTCAAGATCCTGATCGATCGCCTCGACCCGGAATACAAGAAGCTCGCCGACGAGATCTGCTCGTCGCACATGTCCTACTCCGGCCTGCAGGCCGTGCTGAAGCTGCTGCTTGCCGAGCGTGTGTCGATCCGCAACCTGCATCTCATCCTCGAAGCAGTCGCCGAACTCGCGCCGCACGTGCGCAAGACCGAGCAGATCGTCGAGCACGTCCGGGTTCGTATGTCGCAGCAGCTCTGCGGCGACCTTGCCGACAATGGTGTACTGCGCGTCCTGCGGCTGGGCTCGAAATGGGATCTGGTGTTCCACCAGGCGCTGAAGCGCGATCCGAAGGGCGAAATTATCGAGTTCGACATCGATCCGCGCAATCTCGAGGAATTCAGCGAACAGGCGACGCGAGTTATCCGTGAATTCATGGACAAGGGCCTGCCTTTCGTACTTGTCACGTCGCCGGAAACACGCTCCTATGTGCGCATGATCATCGAACGCCTGTTTGCGACGCTGCCTGTCCTGTCGCATGTGGAATTGGCCAAAGGAATCGAGATCAAGATTCTGGGCGCTATTTCATGA
- a CDS encoding flagellar basal body-associated FliL family protein, translating to MIKLVATGLWVCVVTLVAVYFSIQMATAPAASPDAKPSAKEFVKGESINVPIIGDTGVSGYFITKISYMMDKDKAKDLDTPLPALTTDALFTLLVGNKMIDMSKPKAFNVEAFRDEIKKNLNGHLGGEYVDSVVIEQLDYLSKDEVRANEGAPVKKNMKMVPIVPPEAPPGGDAVKAEK from the coding sequence ATGATCAAGCTCGTCGCCACAGGCCTTTGGGTGTGCGTCGTCACCTTGGTGGCGGTCTACTTTTCCATCCAGATGGCGACAGCCCCGGCCGCAAGCCCGGATGCGAAGCCCTCTGCCAAGGAATTCGTCAAGGGCGAGTCGATCAATGTCCCGATCATTGGCGACACAGGCGTCAGCGGCTATTTCATCACCAAGATTTCCTACATGATGGACAAGGACAAGGCGAAGGATCTCGACACACCTTTGCCGGCCCTGACGACGGATGCATTGTTTACGCTGCTGGTCGGCAACAAGATGATCGACATGTCAAAGCCGAAGGCGTTCAACGTCGAAGCCTTTCGCGACGAGATCAAGAAGAACCTGAACGGCCACCTCGGCGGCGAGTATGTCGATAGCGTCGTGATCGAGCAGCTAGACTATCTCTCCAAGGACGAGGTGCGCGCCAACGAAGGCGCGCCGGTCAAGAAAAACATGAAGATGGTACCGATTGTCCCACCGGAGGCCCCGCCCGGCGGCGACGCGGTGAAGGCTGAGAAATAG
- the folD gene encoding bifunctional methylenetetrahydrofolate dehydrogenase/methenyltetrahydrofolate cyclohydrolase FolD, translating to MATVIDGKQVAASVIEAVKAAASVLATETGKKTGLAVVIVGDDAASHTYVAAKSRMAKECGFNSIQHTLPLETSQDELATLVATLNADPAIDGILVQLPLPKHLDSNAIIQSILPEKDVDGLHVVNAGKLATGDLATGLISCTPAGSMLFVRQTHGDDLSGLNAVVIGRSNLFGKPMAQLLLNANATVTIAHSRTKDLATVCARADILVAAVGRPEMVKADWVKPGATVIDVGINRIAAPERGEGKTRLVGDVAFAECADVADVITPVPGGVGPMTIAMLMANTVIAAYRGAGRTAPTF from the coding sequence GTGGCGACAGTAATCGACGGCAAGCAGGTGGCGGCATCAGTCATCGAGGCCGTGAAAGCGGCTGCATCCGTATTGGCCACGGAGACCGGCAAAAAGACCGGCCTTGCGGTTGTGATCGTCGGTGACGACGCCGCCAGCCACACCTACGTCGCCGCCAAGAGCCGCATGGCCAAGGAATGCGGTTTCAACTCCATCCAGCATACCCTGCCTCTGGAGACGAGCCAGGACGAACTCGCAACCCTGGTTGCCACGCTCAATGCAGATCCCGCCATCGACGGTATTCTGGTACAGCTGCCATTGCCGAAGCACCTGGATTCGAACGCGATCATCCAGTCCATCCTGCCTGAAAAAGATGTCGACGGCCTGCATGTCGTCAATGCCGGCAAGCTCGCTACCGGCGATCTCGCGACAGGACTGATCTCGTGCACGCCAGCCGGCTCTATGCTCTTCGTCCGACAGACCCACGGTGACGATCTGTCGGGTCTCAATGCCGTCGTCATCGGTCGCTCCAATCTGTTCGGAAAGCCGATGGCCCAGCTCCTGCTCAATGCGAATGCGACGGTCACCATCGCTCATTCGCGCACGAAGGATCTGGCCACCGTCTGCGCCCGCGCCGATATCCTGGTGGCGGCCGTCGGCCGGCCCGAGATGGTCAAGGCCGACTGGGTGAAGCCGGGCGCGACGGTGATCGATGTCGGCATCAATCGCATTGCCGCACCGGAGCGCGGGGAGGGCAAGACCCGGCTGGTCGGCGATGTCGCCTTTGCCGAATGCGCCGATGTCGCGGATGTCATCACACCCGTTCCGGGCGGCGTCGGCCCGATGACGATCGCCATGCTGATGGCAAATACGGTGATCGCCGCCTATCGCGGCGCCGGCCGGACCGCGCCGACATTCTAA
- the flgD gene encoding flagellar hook assembly protein FlgD, with translation MAVTPVSTVAGATATGATATATATGTSSAAATNATTAAASASLNYNDFLQLLIAQMKTQDPTSPMDASAQISQLASFSQVEQQIKTNAHLETVLSNQMLSQAASYVGKTIVSADATVTGVVKEVSVYSDGILAITAAGDKVLIQPGISVTDGTVTKPTGTSTTTDTASTAK, from the coding sequence ATGGCGGTAACACCAGTCAGCACCGTCGCAGGTGCTACCGCGACGGGGGCCACGGCAACTGCCACCGCCACGGGGACAAGCAGCGCCGCAGCAACCAACGCGACGACTGCGGCGGCAAGCGCATCGCTGAACTACAACGACTTCCTTCAGCTGCTGATTGCCCAGATGAAGACGCAGGATCCGACGTCACCGATGGACGCCAGCGCGCAGATTTCGCAGCTCGCCAGCTTCTCGCAGGTGGAACAGCAGATCAAGACGAACGCCCATCTGGAAACTGTTTTGTCGAACCAGATGCTGTCTCAGGCGGCAAGCTACGTCGGCAAGACGATCGTCAGCGCCGATGCCACGGTGACCGGCGTCGTCAAGGAAGTCAGCGTCTATTCGGACGGCATCCTTGCAATTACCGCAGCCGGCGATAAGGTCCTCATACAGCCGGGAATCAGCGTCACCGACGGAACGGTGACGAAACCGACAGGCACAAGCACGACGACAGACACTGCCTCGACAGCCAAATAA
- the flbT gene encoding flagellar biosynthesis repressor FlbT, with protein MKSTLRISLKAGERIFINGAVLRVDRKVALEFLNDVTFLLENHVLQPEDATTPLRQLYFIAQMILINPEGKDQSTVLFRKSIVMLLSCFKNEEVLAELKRIDGLVATGKAFDALKSIRGLYVVEDSILNSPEMPAATIEQIRREIAPWR; from the coding sequence ATGAAAAGTACACTTCGCATATCGCTTAAAGCCGGCGAACGGATCTTCATCAACGGAGCCGTGCTGCGCGTCGACCGGAAGGTCGCTCTCGAATTCCTGAACGACGTGACATTCCTTCTGGAAAACCACGTTCTCCAGCCCGAGGACGCAACGACCCCCTTGCGCCAGCTCTACTTCATCGCCCAGATGATTCTGATCAATCCGGAAGGCAAGGACCAGTCGACGGTACTGTTCCGCAAGTCGATCGTCATGCTGCTCAGCTGCTTCAAGAATGAAGAAGTCCTGGCAGAACTGAAGCGCATCGACGGGCTGGTCGCGACCGGCAAGGCATTCGACGCGTTGAAGTCTATCCGCGGCCTCTACGTCGTTGAAGACAGCATCCTGAACAGCCCGGAAATGCCGGCTGCGACGATCGAGCAGATCCGCCGAGAAATCGCACCATGGCGGTAA
- a CDS encoding IS5 family transposase (programmed frameshift), protein MAMRRHELSDEEWAIIAPLLPNNSRGIERVDDRRVINGILWRFRTGSSWRDVPERYGPRTTLYNRFSRWRKAGVWDRLLDAVSKRYDGDIVMIDSSCVRVHQHGANAKKGDLPIPCMGRSRGGLTTKIHALVDADGRPVRLELTAGQAADAPMAEKLLSDLRPGATILADKAYDTDAIRNFAKQRKCWANIPAKANRKQTFSFNRWVYRQRNLVERFFNRIKQMRGLATRYDRRADNYMAALKLVATRIWIASTNESVA, encoded by the exons ATTGCCATGCGCCGTCATGAATTGAGCGACGAAGAATGGGCTATCATTGCACCTCTTTTGCCGAACAATAGCCGTGGAATTGAACGTGTCGATGACCGCCGGGTGATCAACGGCATCCTGTGGCGTTTCAGGACTGGTTCGTCTTGGCGAGATGTGCCGGAGCGTTATGGCCCGCGCACGACGCTTTACAATCGGTTCTCCCGATGGCGCAAGGCGGGCGTCTGGGATCGTCTTCTGGACGCCGTTTCAAAGCGTTACGATGGAGACATCGTGATGATCGACAGTTCTTGTGTTCGCGTTCACCAGCATGGTGCCAACGCTAAAAAGGGGGATCTGCCGATCC CTTGCATGGGACGTTCGCGCGGCGGCCTGACGACAAAGATCCACGCTCTTGTCGATGCAGATGGCAGACCGGTTCGGCTTGAACTCACCGCCGGCCAAGCCGCCGATGCACCGATGGCTGAAAAGCTGTTGAGCGACCTGCGGCCCGGCGCGACGATCCTCGCCGACAAGGCATATGACACCGACGCAATTCGTAACTTTGCCAAGCAACGCAAGTGCTGGGCGAATATCCCTGCAAAGGCCAATCGAAAGCAGACATTCAGCTTCAACCGCTGGGTCTACCGTCAGCGCAATCTCGTGGAACGGTTCTTCAACCGTATCAAGCAGATGCGAGGCCTCGCGACGCGATACGACCGGCGCGCTGATAATTACATGGCCGCCCTCAAGCTTGTCGCGACGAGGATATGGATCGCCTCAACTAATGAGTCCGTGGCCTAG
- a CDS encoding rod-binding protein — translation MAISPPSDLVLDVVRAADPTDLQAAQAKLQANRAAFAATSLAEAGNGFASTVDVLNKAGTQAGLANANERSTTGKVPAAYQKFEAMVLQNFVKNILPNSDTLYGKGTAGEMWKGMMAEQLGNTMAKDGGVGIAAKMYHEQLSKTRGTGADHVETSDNDKRQALSMIDDFERKTFGTPSAENDNTGTTVTNQDSLTSQKV, via the coding sequence GTGGCTATTTCGCCCCCCAGTGATCTGGTCCTGGATGTTGTAAGAGCAGCCGACCCGACAGACCTGCAGGCAGCGCAGGCCAAGCTTCAGGCCAACCGCGCAGCCTTTGCCGCCACCAGCCTTGCGGAAGCCGGTAACGGCTTTGCGTCGACTGTCGATGTTCTGAACAAGGCCGGTACGCAGGCGGGTCTCGCCAATGCCAACGAGCGGTCGACGACGGGCAAGGTGCCTGCCGCCTACCAGAAGTTCGAAGCCATGGTGCTGCAGAATTTCGTCAAGAACATCCTGCCGAACAGCGACACCCTCTACGGCAAGGGAACCGCCGGCGAAATGTGGAAGGGCATGATGGCCGAACAGCTCGGCAACACCATGGCCAAGGACGGCGGCGTCGGCATCGCAGCGAAGATGTACCACGAGCAGCTTTCCAAGACCCGGGGAACCGGCGCCGACCACGTCGAGACGAGCGACAACGACAAGCGGCAGGCACTCAGCATGATCGACGACTTCGAGCGCAAGACGTTCGGAACGCCGTCGGCAGAAAACGACAATACCGGTACGACCGTGACCAATCAGGATTCCCTGACGTCGCAGAAAGTGTAA
- the flaF gene encoding flagellar biosynthesis regulator FlaF, with the protein MYQFSYAEIMQDAVADAKERERQVLDRSVALLTAAMQKEKYGRESIEALFYTRRVWVAFIEDLKNPENQLDVTLRANLISIAIWILKECDRIRRRKSTNYQGIIDVTTIIRDGLK; encoded by the coding sequence ATGTATCAGTTCTCATATGCAGAAATCATGCAGGACGCAGTCGCCGACGCCAAGGAGCGGGAACGCCAGGTCCTTGATCGGTCGGTCGCTCTTCTGACGGCTGCAATGCAAAAAGAAAAATACGGTCGAGAATCGATCGAGGCACTTTTTTACACAAGACGTGTCTGGGTTGCCTTCATCGAGGATCTCAAGAACCCCGAAAATCAGCTTGATGTTACCCTGCGTGCCAACCTCATCTCTATCGCCATCTGGATCTTGAAGGAATGCGACAGGATCAGGCGACGGAAGTCGACAAACTACCAGGGCATCATCGACGTCACAACCATCATCAGGGATGGACTTAAATGA
- a CDS encoding LacI family DNA-binding transcriptional regulator, with protein sequence MNLKQLSQMLGLSQTTVSRALNGYPEVSRETRERVLAAVRDTGYRPNTAAQRLATGKAGSIGLVMPTAPGHPSDVHFGEFLTGLGEEALRHDFHLVIMPAHPEDEVSALRRLAVSGNVDALFVAYMRADDPRIVMLKSLSIPFVVHGRSFGSEPDYPFVDIDNEAAFYDAARLLLQLGHRRFALMNGPAHLDFAMRRQNGVVAALSERGLMLDETCTSNTPMTDEQGFVAMERFLQMAERPTAILCSSTVLALGAIRAVNQAGLRLGEDISLIAHDDVLALLKPENFSVPLTTTRSSLRAAGVRVAERLIGGIKNQGPYPEHELWKAELIVRASTGAAPAS encoded by the coding sequence GTGAACCTGAAACAGCTGTCGCAAATGCTCGGCCTGTCCCAGACGACCGTCAGCCGTGCCCTAAACGGGTACCCGGAAGTCAGCCGCGAGACGCGCGAAAGGGTGCTGGCCGCAGTGCGCGACACCGGCTACCGGCCGAACACGGCGGCCCAACGGCTAGCCACAGGCAAGGCAGGCTCGATCGGGCTCGTCATGCCGACAGCGCCCGGCCATCCATCCGACGTACATTTCGGAGAATTTCTCACAGGGCTTGGCGAAGAGGCGCTGCGGCACGATTTTCACCTCGTCATCATGCCGGCCCATCCGGAAGACGAAGTTTCGGCCCTGCGGCGGCTCGCGGTCAGCGGCAACGTCGATGCGCTGTTCGTCGCCTATATGCGGGCCGACGATCCGCGCATCGTCATGCTGAAATCTCTGTCTATCCCCTTCGTCGTACACGGGCGCTCGTTCGGCAGCGAGCCTGACTACCCGTTCGTCGACATCGACAACGAGGCCGCCTTCTACGATGCGGCAAGGCTGCTGCTGCAACTCGGACATCGGAGGTTCGCATTGATGAACGGGCCGGCCCATCTCGACTTCGCCATGCGCCGGCAAAACGGTGTGGTCGCAGCGCTCTCCGAACGCGGCCTGATGCTTGACGAGACCTGTACGAGCAACACGCCGATGACCGACGAACAGGGCTTTGTGGCGATGGAGCGTTTCCTGCAGATGGCGGAAAGACCGACGGCCATCCTCTGTTCCAGCACCGTTTTGGCGCTGGGGGCAATCCGCGCGGTCAATCAGGCCGGCCTCCGGCTCGGCGAGGATATCTCGCTGATTGCCCATGACGACGTGCTGGCGCTCCTGAAGCCGGAGAATTTCTCGGTGCCGCTGACGACCACCCGTTCATCGCTGCGGGCAGCCGGCGTCCGCGTCGCGGAGCGGTTGATCGGCGGGATCAAGAACCAGGGCCCCTACCCCGAACACGAACTCTGGAAGGCCGAACTTATCGTGCGCGCATCCACGGGGGCAGCACCAGCTTCCTGA
- a CDS encoding flagellar hook-associated family protein, translating to MKLSAISSSAIQNAMRLTIKQSQNEMTKASLEATTGVYADMGVSLGGNISQSIDMTRDVSRLDSIMASNSTAAARMTATQKGLADMTSQSQTFLDQLVALQGNQDGSSIALSQTTATSTISSFVADANTQLNGQYIFAGTNTDVQPVTDQTTAATAAIQSALTDYMAAQSPPVTAKSDLTADQMNDFISTKVQPMFLDDTSPAPNWSSWSSASDQNMTSRINNSEVVETSTNSNSSGMRYMALAGTVAKALMGTDISKAALNAVTTNAISYARQGIDGMNAQASQLGLSQSRVTKANDAIGAQKDIINNRIVDLQGVDPYEASTKVNSLETQLQTAYTIVSKIQQLSLVNYL from the coding sequence ATGAAACTCTCCGCCATCTCAAGCAGTGCCATTCAGAACGCCATGCGGCTGACGATCAAGCAGTCGCAGAACGAGATGACCAAGGCCTCCCTGGAAGCAACGACTGGCGTCTATGCCGACATGGGCGTATCGCTGGGTGGCAACATCTCGCAGAGCATCGACATGACGCGCGACGTTTCCCGTCTCGACTCGATCATGGCCAGCAATTCCACGGCGGCGGCGCGCATGACCGCGACGCAAAAAGGGCTTGCGGATATGACGAGCCAGTCGCAGACATTTCTGGACCAGCTGGTCGCCCTACAGGGTAACCAGGATGGAAGCAGCATCGCGCTCTCCCAGACGACGGCGACGTCGACGATCTCCTCTTTCGTCGCCGACGCAAACACGCAGCTGAACGGCCAGTACATCTTTGCCGGCACCAATACCGACGTTCAGCCCGTCACCGATCAGACCACGGCCGCAACGGCAGCAATACAGTCGGCATTGACAGACTACATGGCAGCCCAGTCACCACCGGTGACTGCCAAGAGCGACCTGACTGCCGACCAGATGAATGATTTCATCAGCACCAAGGTGCAGCCGATGTTCCTGGACGACACGTCGCCGGCTCCGAACTGGAGCAGCTGGTCGAGTGCTTCCGACCAGAACATGACAAGCCGGATCAACAACTCCGAGGTGGTCGAGACTTCGACCAACAGCAACTCTTCCGGCATGCGCTACATGGCGTTGGCGGGCACGGTCGCCAAGGCGCTGATGGGAACCGATATCAGCAAGGCGGCGCTGAACGCGGTGACGACGAACGCCATCAGCTACGCCCGCCAGGGCATCGACGGAATGAATGCGCAGGCCAGCCAGCTTGGCCTGTCGCAGTCCCGGGTTACCAAGGCGAACGACGCCATCGGTGCCCAGAAGGACATCATCAACAACCGGATCGTCGACCTCCAGGGTGTCGATCCGTACGAGGCATCCACCAAGGTTAACAGTTTGGAAACCCAGCTGCAGACTGCCTACACCATCGTTTCGAAAATTCAGCAGTTGAGTCTCGTAAATTACCTCTGA
- the fliR gene encoding flagellar biosynthetic protein FliR, with amino-acid sequence MITDPQGTVLALFLCFCRIGGCVMVLPGFSSARVPQQIRVLLAVALSMAVLPVLWDTIYPKASVAGPQYVMLIATESLIGVMYGMMARLYTLGLQFAGTIIAMMIGLTSPGGADPVEDGSETAISGVITFCGLMILFIMDFHHYIFRALIDSYTLIPFGGHIEMQATLISFTDTLQATTYIMLRLASPFLIYGLMFQVSIGFINKLAPQIPVYFISTPYLLMGGLFMLYLSLAAMISQFSDAFLSVYNGH; translated from the coding sequence ATGATTACAGACCCTCAGGGGACCGTCCTCGCACTCTTTTTGTGCTTCTGTCGCATCGGCGGCTGCGTGATGGTTCTCCCGGGGTTTTCGTCGGCCCGCGTGCCGCAGCAAATTCGCGTGCTGCTTGCCGTTGCCCTGTCGATGGCGGTGCTGCCGGTGCTGTGGGATACGATCTATCCGAAGGCCTCGGTCGCCGGGCCGCAATATGTGATGCTGATCGCCACCGAATCGCTCATTGGCGTGATGTACGGAATGATGGCCAGGCTCTATACGTTGGGGTTGCAATTCGCCGGGACGATCATCGCCATGATGATCGGCCTCACATCCCCGGGCGGTGCCGATCCAGTCGAAGACGGTAGCGAAACCGCCATTTCCGGCGTGATCACATTCTGCGGCCTGATGATTCTTTTCATCATGGATTTTCACCACTACATTTTCCGGGCGTTGATCGACTCCTACACGCTGATCCCCTTCGGCGGTCATATCGAGATGCAAGCGACGCTGATCTCTTTTACCGATACCCTGCAGGCGACCACCTACATCATGCTGCGGCTTGCCAGCCCTTTTCTGATCTACGGCCTGATGTTCCAGGTTTCGATCGGCTTCATCAACAAGCTCGCACCGCAGATCCCGGTCTACTTCATCTCTACGCCCTATCTGCTGATGGGCGGACTTTTCATGCTCTATCTCAGTCTGGCGGCGATGATCAGCCAGTTTTCCGATGCGTTCCTCAGCGTCTACAACGGTCATTAG
- the fliQ gene encoding flagellar biosynthesis protein FliQ: MNEADALDIFQAAIWTVLISAGPAVAAAMIVGIVIALVQALTQVQEATLTFVPKIVAVFVTIGITAPFVGSQIGIFTNLVFSRIQSGF; this comes from the coding sequence ATGAACGAAGCCGATGCATTGGATATCTTTCAGGCGGCGATCTGGACCGTGCTGATCTCGGCAGGCCCTGCGGTTGCCGCTGCGATGATCGTGGGCATTGTCATCGCCCTTGTCCAGGCGCTGACGCAGGTGCAGGAAGCGACCTTGACGTTCGTGCCGAAGATTGTCGCTGTCTTCGTGACGATCGGCATCACGGCGCCGTTTGTCGGTTCGCAGATCGGCATTTTCACCAATCTGGTCTTTTCACGTATCCAGTCAGGCTTCTAG